The Molothrus aeneus isolate 106 chromosome 9, BPBGC_Maene_1.0, whole genome shotgun sequence region CAAGAGAACAGCTTGAAGTTATTCAAGCAAAAACCTGTTACTGTGCAAAACTGGTGCACTGGACTGTTACCAACCAGACCTCCAAGCTTAGGAAGTGACCCAACAGTAGAGAACCAAGGGGTTTTTCTTTTGACTGGGAAATACTTTAGTAACCAACAGGAGAACATATTGCTAAGTCTACATGGAAGGAGTCAAATATCAGCTTGTATCAAAACTTtagagaccaaaaaaaaaaaaaaaaattgaaaaaggttaaaaaaagcaCACTTTGATGAGACgaagttttttaaaagttaCTGTACCAAACAAGCTGCTAAAACAGCTCATCTCCCCTAAATCCTGGGATCAACACAAGGTTGGTAACAAATATGTGTACATTGAGAAACACACCTGCAAGTACAATAGTTACAGCAAATTAACCCCAAGTTTTAATGGTGTATGTAATGCCTTCAGGTCACAAAATGTGGACGAAACGTTCATCTTAACTCCCTCTGTGCACTATTTGGTGATAATCAAAGTAATGATGCTGAAGATTCAGTTTATTTCTACTTCCAAAGGAAAAGGGTAAATGGTTAAATATGTGTTCTCCAATTTGTTCTCCACTATACGTACAcccacacacatacacacaccccTCAAACTGCACTGACATTTCTTTTTGACCAAAAGAGTAGATCCTGGGAGTAAGTGCAAAATGCAAAATCAACTGACAGAAAATGCTGAACAAACAGCatcataaaaatacaaaatatttatattactgAACTATTAACAGATGATGTTCTCTGTTTCTTTAAAACTTTGGAACCACATAGCTGATTTCTTAAATCTAGTCCATGCCAGCTTCCAGAACTAATAATGTTTTAGTTAGCTTCATTCTTTGATGCTTCATCAAAATTTTCTACGAGAtctgaaaaagatgaagatATTTAATACAGTAAtgcccaaagaaaaaaaaaattacaaagtaaTTGTAAGTTTAATGAAAATGCATATAATTACAGGAAAGGTTAAGTAATACTTAATTACACTTAGGGAAACCATGTCTTTATAGGCAGATTTCAAAGGGctttagaaaatattgtttGTTTAAACATACACAAAGAACTAGAAATGCAGAAACACTCCAACAGTGAAAATTCTAACATTAAGTGATTAAGAGCTGATTTCAAAGGTGCTCTACTAGCTGCAGTTGAGTTTTGAGCATCAGCATTCTTTAAAGAATGCCTGCCATTTTAGAGAACTGAATTTTATGCAAGGTCACGAAGAAATGAACCAGTGCCAAGGCAGGAGGAACTCAATCTCTGGTTCACACGTATGTTATTTTGGCTAACACACCATCCCAAAGGATACAGTGGAATGTGATTATTGATAAAAGAGTTATTCACTGTCAAATAAAGAACTTATCATATTTACTTCCAGACACACTGACATAcgtcttttttcttctgctacagaaataaaaattcccaCTCCAGACCCTGATACAAAAACAACCTGGTAACGATACCAATTATGTCATTTTGCAGTCCTAAACCCCTGTTTGGATATTTAGATACCTGTTCAACCTCACTGAAACTACTTTAACCTAGTTTCACTCAATAATTAAAGTAGTTGCACAAGGTAATCTACTTTTCAAAAGCTGGAATCCCAAGTCATATTTTAATGCTGTCCTATATAAGAAACCTCCTTCAGCAAGTGAGGAGTATGATCACATCAAAAGCTACACATTTAAATGAATgaatcaaaatatttatatcttAAATGGACATAAAAGTGTCTATGTGCCTACCTGGGACATCATCATCTTCTTCATCAATATCTTCAGATTTTGGTGCTTTACTATCCAACActacaaaaagaaatttggtGCTGAGTTCTCATAATACAGAATCAGGGACACTcacacaacaaaataaaaaccatacATGTGAAAAAAGCAAGCACTTCCCCAATCCCCAGTAgtgacaaacacacacaaatgatCCGGTACTGAGAGTTACCAGCATGACCAAAAGGTTTCCTTGGGGACATTCTGACAGCAAAGCATTAGCAGAGCCATCTTCAGATGCTATGGGGTACTCATAAAGAGTTTGGAAAGATCAAATGATACAGAAAACCCCCAGCATGACTCAATCTTCTAAGTGAAGTCCCATGTTTCAATGCAACAATAATATGGCACCAACCAGTGACCAACACATCACTTGATTCAAGTATGTTTATGATGATCCATCTCTCTAAATTCTAGAAGGTATTTTATACAttactaaaaaagaaaaacaagcccTTTACTTTCACCTAAAGTCTGAACATGAATGTTGGAGaaattaaaactgattttaaaggaATAACTGTGTGTTGAAAACATTAGAACAGGTGATGTATATTCCATTCCAAACACAGACAACTGCAACACATCCAACTACAGTCATCTTAATGGCCTTAACAGTCTAACTGGAACTGTACCTGATCTTCATTTTTTAAGATTACAGTAATAGTTATACCACATACACCCTTCCACCCATGCTCCCaaggttttaaaattaatagaaaataaagaatcATATGCAGAACTGtgatttgttggtttttttggtttggtttttttttttttttttagttttccattaaaacattgatttttaactagtttttttttaagtcttggTTGGATTCCAAAGTGAGTTGTAGAGCAGAAGAACATATTTCTTCCTTAATTGCAATAGAAAGATGTTTTGTATggacaaaagaaaacagaatatatTTCCTGACAAAAAGAACTGGTTGAGTTTTCCCAAGTAAAAACTTGCCTTCCCCTAAGCATTCTGCCATACACAGCTGTACACCTGCTATCATAGCATGCCAGATTTAcccatttcttttaaatgaggGCCTGCCTATGTTATCTTGAACCaacaaagataaaaagaaagttCTTCCCCCACCCTCTACTTCCACAACAGtggcaaataaataaaagcacacacacacttctgACTTTTTAAGTCACATGCTGTTGTTAAATTTGGGTTAAAACTTTCAGTAGTTCATAAATCCTTTAAGTCAGCTATGAAAGATTCCAAAAAGACCTACCTTGTCTTGGGAATTGTTCAGCTAACTTCCTGAGACTTGTTAAGCTGTCAGCACCAAGCTGGCTTAAGATGCCTGGAAGCATTTCTGTGATCGGTTTAGCCTCTGCATGACCAGTAATTGCAAAAGTGTTGGCAGAGAGGGAAGCTTGAACCTTGGGGTTGTTGAAGTGAATAACTGTTCCATCATCTTTTATCATGTTCACCtgtttaaatatattaataacaTTCACCTAAGTGTTGCAGCACCTTGTTACACAAGCATAATGACTAAAATCGAGATTTGAAATATCAAAGTTACAGAACTAGCACTCCTCCTAAAGGACAATATAACCATGATAAAAGCACCTGGAATTAACACCATCTACACTCAAAGCTCCAACCTTGCCAGGTCAGGCTAAGTCTGCCTTCCACAGGTGCCTGTGTCACCTACCAGGAAAATGTTCCTGCTTcttcccagctggcacaggcacagggctcacactggctcagggcagggatgcacacacagctctggtaCCAACTCCACTGGAACACACTTCCAGTACCTCCCCAATAATTCCACAAGGGCTCTGAAGACTAAGGACACCACACAGCGatcctgctctccttccctggcCTTCTGAATCACCATGAATTCTATCTTACAGCCAGAGTAGTGGCCTGCTTTAGAAAgctgaaaagctttttcttctaGGCATGGATAAACTATTATGCAAAAAATAATTGTCTGACCATAGGAAGAGAGTCTGGCCCATCCAACACAACAGTGGTACTAAACTtacatgaaaaaattattaagcAATGTTTTTAAGTTACAGGGAATAAAGAGGGATTCAGAACTAAAGATGAGAtctaaaatacagaaacatCTAAGTTCTCAATCCTCACACAGCAGTAGAGTTCCAAATATGTTTTGAACAGGAAATCCAGGTGTGTTGCTTTCCTGCAAAACTAAGCAATATCCTGTCCTTTGCCCATGGGGAAATGGTAAAGGCTTCAAGCACAGTTATCCTGTTACTTAAGAGCCTCTTTCAAAATGACACAAATGTGTTACTCATGCTTGACTCAACATGACTCTTCTAGCTGCACGAAGCTTACCAAGGTCAGCCTGCGTTCACTTGAATAAAACATTCCACAATTATGTCTCTTGCTATCAAGGTAGAAACACTTTGCATCATCTTCCTACACTGAGATATTTAAATTCCTTAATAACTGTGTCTGAATAAAgatcctgtgctctgtgcacaaAACCCCCCCGAACATACACTAAGAAGAACTGTGTCTTTCTTTAGTTCATATAGCTCTGCTTATTTGTATTCAGCTTAAGAAAACAGACAAACTGAACTGTTCTGTACCAGAGGTCTGAAAACTTACAGGCAAACCTCACTGAATCTGCATTTGCCTTTGGAAGGGAGGAATGCACTTAGTGACTTCTGCATGCACCTTGCAATCCTGCTTCAATTAACCACAGATTAAATGCTGCACTCCTTTACAAGTACTACAGCTCCACTGAGCTCACGATGGAGaaacctcctcctcttcccatgCATGAGGGTCACTCCCTACACTGTTATGGAAAACATGTTTTATTAATACATGTAAATTAGAGGGATTCAAGGAACATCTGAAACCTTCACATTCCCACTTACATTAACACAGAAGCTGTTTCTGTAGAGTCTCAGCagtgctttaaaaacatttcctggAACTACTGCAAACAATGCCAGCAAGTTCTGTGTAGTAAAAGGTCCTAATTTTGATAATACAGACTCAAGCTCTTACTCAAGGTGTTTCTAAACTTTCCTTCATACTCTGCACCACACTTGCTCTAGATGTGCCTGCACAGTCCATGTGCATTTACTGCTCTTTTCTTTGGAGCAAGTTCACAAAAGTCAAGAGTGAAGAGAAGTTTTGTTCTGCAATGAATGctgacacacagagcacagagcttaCTACCTCCACCACACACTGCCTGGCCAGCAGAACCTTCACCTTTCCTTCTCCAGACACATACACATTTATGCCAATGAGGCAATGATACATCAATGTTACCTCTCAATAACCTGATCTCTATGGTTTAGCTTGGAAGATAAAACTGTTgtcaaagccaaaagcaaaccCCACCACACCACCACCAAAACAATAGCATGAGTTCAGTTTCAAAcaggaaacatttattttttcactctACCTCTTCAATGCCAGCAATGTTATTTACAGCCAGTTTTTTGAGGGAACTCTGAAGTTTTTTGTCATCAGCTGTAGCTGTTCTGTGCACCACCTTCTTCTTTCTGCGAGCTGTTCCCTGGGAAGAATCAAGAGACAACAGTCATCCCTACTCAAAATCTCACAACAGTAATTGCAAAAGTCAGGGCACAGTCTGAGCAACATCTTTCAAGTTATGAGACATTTCTGTAGACAAAAACACTTCTTAACTTATCTCCCTTTACCTATAGCTTTGACCATCATTCCCAATTATAAGTTTTTTCTTAAGCATAAAGACCAAAGAAATACCAAACAGCAGCATATTTTCCCTTTCGCTAACCTAGACTACAAAAATACTACTTAATATTAAGCAACACATAACGAAGTTTCCCCaagatattttttccaaatCAAAGCACAAACACAGTGATTTATATAGCCCCACTTTGGCAACCAAGTCATTAACACTTTCAGAGTGTTCCACAGACAGCAATTTTGGAATTCCTGCTTGGCAAACTTTTGTACAATCATCCCTATGACAGGGGATGAGCGCCCACACTGAACACACTACATACCTTTTTATTGGTCACATTAACTACCCATTAgagctcagagaaaagaaacagctcAGTACACagccagtgcctggagcaggcacaaagaagaaaatcccCAGCAGGAAGACCATAAAGGCAGAACTGGAACACCCAACAGGTGAGATTAACCAGAGTTTTCACAGGTCACAACAAGTCACTGaattaaaacaatgcttgcacGCTGGAAACTGCTCATCCAGCCATTGTGAACTGAAAGAAACTTGCATTTCAGGTAGCTGCACTATAGGCCAGATCACACAAAACCTGTATTTAGTCAAGCctaagcatattttttttcttctctttcaaaagCATCTCTGGTGGTTTTTCTTACCTTTCCTCCTATTCGGACCTGCGCTTGAAGCTTGGCCAATTTTTCTTGGTTCATAGTGCTATGTCTAAAGAGCAAAAAGAAGTTCAACTTCACATcaaaacagtaacaaaaaaaaagtcacgtaaacagtaacaaaaaaaagtcatttaaaGAGTACTTTTACAATTGCAGCAGATTTTTCAAACTTCTAGAACATCACCCAAAACAAACATACAAACCAGAGCTTTAAAGCCACCCCACCTAAGCAATCCACAGTGGTCCTGCAGTAGAAAGGACCCACATTTAGCTAAAGAGTCTGTGCCACGATGAGGCACAGACTCCACAGGACATTTCATTCTGCATCAAGCCAAGATTCTCATTTCCAGGATGCCAGTTTACTGCTGGAATTATTTAACTGAATTACAGGCTCCAACCAGACCCAAACCAGCACATACAACACAACTGGGTCTGGGAAGACACCTTATCTTTACGAGGGTCCAGGGACACGGTCACTACTAAACTACCTGGGATAGTTTTCATATAATGAATTTATGATACTTATGACTAATAAGCAAGATCCAAACTCTGTGAAATTCATGTATGGACATATTTACTACATGAACTTCTGGTAGCTTTATATCCAATACAGTGACTGGGAAGTTTGTCCAGTGCTTCTCCCACGCGTCAGGTGGGACCTTTAAAGGCTGAAAGCCCTGAAGATCCATAATGGGTGAAAAAACGCCTCAAGCCTCCCAGCAAAAGGAATGCGTTTCACTCCTCTGCCCCAGCGAGTCATCAACGATCCCCGGAAATCTCCGCATGTGCTTCGTGCCGGGAACGGCCGGGGCAAGAGCGGGAGCGGGGCACGGACCGGCGCACGGAGGCGCCCCGCGGGTGGCGGGAGAAGGGGCTCAgggtgcagccccagagcagggggagcGGGAGGGGAATGCGGCTCATCCCTCAGGAGCCCGTGTACCCGCATCCCACGGGAGAGCCGCGGCCCCGCGAGCCCGGGCAGCCCTCGCACAAGGGGCTCCTCGCTCGGCCTCTCCCCGGGGAACggcccagcactgcccaaggGGATAGGACCGAGCTGCAGCGGCGCCCCGCCCGCCTCAGGCCGGCAGGGCCGCGGCGATACTGGGACGCGGCGATAGCAGGACACGGAGACAGCGGGACACGGGAAGAGCGGGCCCCCTCACCTGAGCGCGGCGGAGCCCCCGCTACCAACACGCGGCGAGAACAAGATGGCGGCCGAGGAAGGAAAGAGAGGCGCACAGAGAAAGGAAGCGCTGCGCCACGTGACGGCGCCAGCCCGCCCGCAGATGGGCGGGCCCGCCCACCTCATTTACATAGAGCTGGAGGGTATGGTGCGCAAGGGTTCCTGGGAGTTGTAGTCTCCAGGGAGCAGGAGTCGCCCGCGCTTCGGGGCAGGGAGCGGTGCACTGTGACCCAAACTGGGACGCGGCGCTTCCAAACGTGTCACCACTCGCTCTGTCCCCCTTCGTGAGCCTTCCCTCACACTATGCGCTTGCGGCCGGTTTTGCCTTCCCGCCAGCTGGGCAAACTCAGGAGAGAGCAGCGCGACAAAAGGGTTTATTTCGGAAGGAGAGAATAAACTCGGAACCATGCCCCTCCCACCACTGCCTGCTCCCGTCGGGATAACACTGGGGTTTGCCCAGGGGGAGTAACCAGGGCTCTGGGGCTCCGGTGCGATGACTCCTACCCCTGGGCTCCCGGCTCCCTGTAAGAAGCGGAGCTCATCCCCAATCCCCCACCACCGTTCCCGCCGGCTGCCTCCCCCGGCACCCCCGGGCCGAGCCGTCAGGGCGGCGTACCGCCCACATCCGCCACACATCACTTCCTGGGCTTtaaaaaacggggaaaaaaaaaagactaaaaaaaaaaaaaaaaaagtccagctAAGCGGGTCCTGTCCTGTCCGGAGATTCGGGGCCGTACCCAGGTGCCGCCGCTGCCCGCGCCGACACCATGAAGGCTCAGCCCGCGGCAGCCTCCGTCCTCTGCCTGGTGCTGGCGGCCTGCGCCGCCTCCGCCGCGGGAGGGCTCGGAAAGGGTCAGACAAACGCTTTCTTCGGGCTTTCCCCAACTTCTGTCCCCACTCGGGCGGGTCCGGTCCCTTCAGCCCGCGGGGGCCGCCGGGCGGGGGCAGAGGGCGCAGCTTCGGGCTCTGGAGGTGCGGGGGGGCTTTGCGGGGTCTCCGCCGCTGTGGTTGGGTTCTGGCTGAAGCGCTCCTGAGGGGAGCCCCGGGGGAGCAGCCCCGCCGTGCCCAGTGCCCCGTGCCTCCGCCGGGCTCCTGGCAGGCGATGAATGGCCCTTCCCTCCGCCCTCCGCTTCCCTTGCCCTTCGTGACCGCTCCTCACCTCGCTCCTGGCTTGCCCAGGCTCCTTGTCTAATTACCGTGTCTAATAGCCCGGTTCAGCCGGGGCCGGGCTTCAGCCCAGGTGGTGGCTTTGCCGTAGAGGGTAAATCTCCTCCTCAAGGCTGGTGAAACCAATTTGATCAATGACAGCAAAGCTGTGGTGTGGACCCCAGCCAGCCATTCACCCTTTAATTCCCCAGATGACTTTCATTCAAAAGATACACTCTGTAATGTGTTGGGCAATGCTTTCAAAAACACACTGAAGCTCACCACAAAGTGgggtttgttttaaatatagaaaagcttttgaaaactCTTTCCCAGCTAGAACAATAGAAGGTTTTCCCTGTTTTAACATTTTGCGTTTGACTGAAATAGCTGAGGTGTCAATATTCTGGGTAAACGTGACTTGTGCTAATCCAGCTGGGTTTTGCTCTGGGATGTTGAGCTCGTACAAACGTGGTCCTGTGTCGGGGGCTGCCTCAGCACTTGCTGTGTggctgtgaggggacagggatgaggcGTCCCCACCCTGCTGTGAGCTCATCTGTTTGATGTGTTGCATCACTTATGCTCATATTTGCTCATATCAGCAGAGATCAGGTAACACAAACACTGTGCCAGTGTCCTCACCTCCCGGATGCTGAACGGAGGTGTCCCAAAGACTCGCCTTGGTTTAGGCTTTCTCCAGCTTCTTTGCCACAGTTGTCTGCTGGAGACAATGTCCACTTTCCCCTGTATCTTCACTGGGCAGTCTGTGGCTCCTGATCTCTGTGTAGCTCCCAAAATCTGCTCCCCTCAGCACCTCGGGCATGGCGGGTTCCTGACTAATCTGAACCCTTAGGGATGGGAGGGGGCAAACCGAGCCTCATGTTTGGCCGTCCAGCACAGTAATTGTTAATTACTGGAACCAAGACCTCTGAGGAGGTGTTCCAAGAAGAGTTCCTCTTTGTACAGTTCCTGGATCTCCTTCAGCTGAGCTCTCCAGGTGGCTTTTGGCCATGTGCTGTGTTGGctactaaaaaaacccaaccctggCTTTGCAACTGTTAAACATACACTGACTCACTCTTAAGTCAATTGACATAACAAGACTTGTTATCTGGATGCcagataaaatatttcctgcatCGTTCAGTCATTGTAACACTCAGAAATCTGTGTAATGGTGGTGTTCTTTCTTGCTCTTCCATGATATTATCATCAGCAGGAATACTTGGCATAATAGCTTTAGAGCAATTAATGATCATATGTTGGCCTCAAAATTTTTAAGTTTCAGTTTAGTTCACCTTCAGTGGGATTTAGGAAGCTGAATGCTGACATGTTTAATTTGTCATtcatcagaaaataaatgttcacaaactgaaaaagaacagagaataATCAGAAGGCACTTCAATTTTAATATctgtttgggggattttagtGTCATTTACATACATATATAGAAATATTCATGAGTATGGTAGTTTTTGTTAATTAATTTCAGTGGGATTCCTCATACGACTGTGTGGGCTGTAAGTATTTCCAGAAGTCTTTCCAGAAATGGGGCTATagttgtctttaaaaaaataatataaaatgagTTGAAAGTACTCTCAAGGGTTGGGCTGTTTTCCTGTTAGCTGACATGTTAAATTATGCAGCATTTATAAACCCTTCTCTCTGGCAGGTTTTGGAGATCATATTCATTGGAGAACACTGGAAGATGGGAAGaaagaggcagcagccaggtATGTTTGTTAGtgttaaatacagaaatttgttttcagaagcaTTCACAATGGTTCTATTTCAGCCCTAAATTTAACCATAGAAAAGAGTCTCTATTAACAAAAAGGAGGGTGGTTTAGGAGACTCTTCAGATCCCTACAGGTTATTGGAGAGAAAATACAGAGCTTTGTTAACTTTGCTAAGGCACCACCTAGGTTTAATCACTGCAGTTTAATTAAGTGATTGAAGCCCTAGCATGTCCtagaaacaataaaataattatttatcaCAGTAAAGAAAGATACGGTTCTCAAACACACAAATACAAGTGTAAGTGGTGCTCAATGCCCTTAAACTCAGCAGTGCTAAGAGTTCCCTAAAATTCCTTGTGCCTGTATGGATGAGGCCTCAGCATGAGGTATTTTGTTTCCATCTGCAGCAAAAATCTGGAAGTTTCAAACTCTAGTGAACTGACAGAACCTGGTTTGGGGTAAGCTTAAGTTCTAAAAAGAACAATGTCTCTACGAAAAATGACATGTTGACTTTCTCTTCTcagtttcttctgcttcttgttAAAATCCAAGAAGGAGAATGGCATGCTTATAAATTCTACATGCATTTTAACTTTATAACCTAGATCTGACAATGCTGACATGAGCAGAAATTACTCATGCCTTTCAGGTTTGCTGTTTAATTTAGCTCTGCTCTCAAACGGATCCATCTGGCAAGTTCTACACTCCAGTGCAGACATTGAATTAACCCAGATGGTACACTTCAGAAGTCTTACAAGTTTTTATAACTCGATACTTTggcatttttgaaaaaaaaaaaaaaaaggtagattatttcagtttttacgGTTATAATtgtagcagcagcagaggaagcttTAAAATGAGACAGAAGAGGGTGGGAGCGATGGCAAGGTCTGAGCTCTCAGGTTTAGGCAGGATTAGTGCTCAAAAAGACCCTGCAGcaagggatgggatgggtgggaACTACACTCTCCTTTCATTGCTGATGCGCAGATCTGCTCGCTGATTTGAGCACGGCAGCATTTGAGTGTTATTGAATTGAAGGCTTGGGAGAAACTACTAGTCGCAATGAAAATATAAACgtaaaaagtactttttttttttttctgaccatAAATCAGGAGATgtaaaattacataaaattatCTGGGATGCATCAAGTGAGATGCACCAGAGCCGGTGGTCTAGGAAGTTTCAAACCTTCGATTTCAATTCTGTAAACTCCACAATGCCATGGGATGCTGGGGACTTCTCGGTTTTAAGTTCCCTGAGGGCGAGGGAGCGGTCCCTCCGCTCCAACAGCTGCTGCGAAGGCGTTTTTAAGCGGGACGCCTCGCCGGGCGGTGTCGCGGTGCTGGGGCGTGATTCCCTCCGCCCGCGGGCTGCGCGGGGTTGGCCGGGCGAGCTGTGGGTGTGTGTGCCCGGCGGAAGCAGTCGCTCCACGTCCGGGTCAGGTGTGGCCGGCGGGGCGATGCCGCTGGTGGTGCTGTGCGGGCGGCCCGGCAGCGGCAAGAGCCGGCGGGCGGCCGAGCTGCGGGAGGCGCTGGGCGGCCCGGAGCGGGCGGCGCACGTCGTGGCCGAGGCGGAGGGCGGCCGGGCGGCGCTGCGGGCCGAGGTGGAGCGGCGGCTGAGCCGGCGGGACGTGGTGATCGTGGACGCGGGCAACGAGCTGCGGAGCATCCGCTACGAGCTGTACTGCGCGGCGCGGCAGGCGGGCACGGCGCGCTGCCTCCTGCACTGCgccggcggcgcgggcggcCCCGACGAGCCGCCCTTCGAGGAGCCCGACCCGAGCTGCCGCTGGGACCGGCCGCTGTTCACGGTGCGCGGCGAGGAGCCGCTGCCGCTGGGCGCCATCCGCGCCGCGCTGTTCGAGagcgccccgccgccgccgc contains the following coding sequences:
- the BTF3L4 gene encoding transcription factor BTF3 homolog 4 — translated: MNQEKLAKLQAQVRIGGKGTARRKKKVVHRTATADDKKLQSSLKKLAVNNIAGIEEVNMIKDDGTVIHFNNPKVQASLSANTFAITGHAEAKPITEMLPGILSQLGADSLTSLRKLAEQFPRQVLDSKAPKSEDIDEEDDDVPDLVENFDEASKNEAN
- the KTI12 gene encoding protein KTI12 homolog translates to MPLVVLCGRPGSGKSRRAAELREALGGPERAAHVVAEAEGGRAALRAEVERRLSRRDVVIVDAGNELRSIRYELYCAARQAGTARCLLHCAGGAGGPDEPPFEEPDPSCRWDRPLFTVRGEEPLPLGAIRAALFESAPPPPHRSTRTQPLQSCGFLHQLDRVTQDVLAAVLAAQRSGAQPGETIRVPGVAEGLVLSRPVSVAELSRLRRQFISYTKMQPSDENLPQLASMFLQYLSRSIQ